A portion of the Stigmatopora argus isolate UIUO_Sarg chromosome 15, RoL_Sarg_1.0, whole genome shotgun sequence genome contains these proteins:
- the gemin2 gene encoding gem-associated protein 2, whose amino-acid sequence MKSDVEDLMPRLLPMDSVDPLTPLNLDGPPRNPQEYLRQVQLEAALYPEVAVAQIDPKKLKKKQTINISVAECHAAPAGFSPSLEWQQRQVSNFSDVRQSITKNRQRWSCHSLDDNVLMPTQEDEEGWKKFCLGQQLFQDLSSSNTGAEEGLDYSKVGFPPLLTIVSRLNQSTVLTVLDILISWFEEGDFIPQLGQWVYALLACLEKPLLPEAHSSIRQLARRCAQLRSNLASQDDDSLPALNLLICLVGRYFEQNDLADQPE is encoded by the exons ATGAAATCTGACGTCGAAGATCTAATGCCGCGGCTGCTTCCCATGGATAGCGTTGACCCATTGACGCCTCTTAACTTGGATGGTCCACCAAGAAACCCCCAAGAGTACCTTCGACAAGTCCA GTTAGAGGCAGCATTATATCCAGAAGTGGCGGTTGCTCAGATTGACCCCAAGaagttgaagaaaaaacaaactatcaACATATCT gtgGCAGAGTGCCATGCGGCTCCGGCTGGGTTCTCTCCCAGCCTGGAGTGGCAACAGAGGCAAGTCAGCAATTTTTCCGATGTCAGACAG AGTATCACAAAAAACAGACAACGCTGGAGCTGCCACTCGCTTGATGACAACGTCCTAATG CCAACTCAAGAAGATGAGGAAGGCTGGAAGAAGTTTTGTTTAGGACAACAGCTCTTTCAAGATTTGTCGTCGTCTAACACAGGTGCAGAGGAAGGGTTGGACTACAGCAAG GTTGGCTTCCCTCCCCTCCTAACGATCGTCAGCCGGCTCAATCAG TCCACCGTGTTGACGGTGTTGGACATTCTTATCAGTTGGTTTGAAGAAGGAGATTTCATCCCCCAACTG GGCCAGTGGGTGTATGCACTGTTGGCCTGTTTGGAGAAACCATTGCTGCCGGAAGCCCATTCTTCAATAAGACAGTTAGCCAGGAGATGCGCACAGCTGCGGAGCAACCTA GCGAGTCAAGACGATGACAGCTTGCCGGCTCTCAATCTTCTCATCTGTTTGGTTGGAAG ATATTTTGAGCAGAATGACCTGGCAGACCAGCCAGAGTGA